In one Chiloscyllium punctatum isolate Juve2018m chromosome 47, sChiPun1.3, whole genome shotgun sequence genomic region, the following are encoded:
- the LOC140468482 gene encoding probable G-protein coupled receptor 139, whose protein sequence is MSRTIDGVLKIYYLILAVIGFPANLQAIVILSRRKCGLSTCTTRYLVAMALADLTVIMINALLWYISYYYFPGTFLDIAPVCSLKTVLASASTDCSVWFTVTFSFDRFVAICSQKLKMKYCTGKTAFVVLTTTCILLCLRNIPYYFTFEPLMIIDNVPWLCTVKPSYYTDPGWVGFDWFDRILTPLLPFSFILLINALTVRHILVSSRVRKGLRGQSNGENARDPEMESRRKSVILLFTISGSFIVLWSVYVVEFIYSKITGTDPEDYTLPEFIFQQVGWMLLNLNCGINTFIYGLTQSKFREQVKSMLTYPFIAIGQFMKKIKQLKSVQGRGN, encoded by the exons ATGTCTCGTACAATTGATGGTGTGCTGAAAATATATTACTTGATTCTTGCTGTCATTGGATTTCCTG ctaattTACAGGCAATTGTGATCCTATCCCGCAGAAAGTGTGGCCTCTCTACATGCACCACTCGCTACCTCGTGGCCATGGCACTAGCGGATCTCACAGTCATTATGATAAACGCCTTACTTTGGTACATCAGTTATTATTATTTCCCAGGGACATTCCTGGATATTGCTCCTGTATGCAGTCTCAAAACTGTACTAGCATCTGCATCTACAGACTGctccgtctggttcactgttactttctcctttgatcgatttgtggcaatTTGTAGCCAGAAGCTGAAAATGAAATATTGCACTGGGAAAACTGCATTTGTGGTTCTGACAACAACCTGCATCCTGCTCTGTTTAAGAAACATCCCATACTACTTTACATTTGAGCCATTGATGATAATTGATAACGTACCGTGGCTCTGTACTGTGAAGCCAAGCTATTATACGGATCCCGGATGGGTGGGATTTGATTGGTTTGATCGGATTTTAACCCCTTTGCTCCCATTCAGTTTTATTCTGTTGATCAATGCTTTGACAGTGCGACACATTTTAGTGTCTAGTCGAGTGCGTAAAGGTCTGAGAGGTCAGAGCAATGGAGAAAATgccagagacccagagatggagagcagaaggaagtctgtgattttactTTTCACCATATCGGGCAGTTTCATTGTCTTGTGGTCAGTGTATGTTGTCGAATTCATTTATTCTAAAATTACAGGGACCGATCCTGAAGATTACACACTTCCGGAATTTATATTTCAACAAGTTGGATGGATGTTGCTCAATCTAAATTGTGGCATAAATACCTTCATTTATGGTCTGACTCAGTCCAAGTTTCGAGAGCAGGTCAAGAGCATGTTGACATATCCTTTTATAGCAATTGGTCAATTCATGAAGAAAATAAAGCAACTGAAATCTGTCCAAGGGCGGGGAAATTAA